The genomic region GGTCGCCGTCCGGTCCACGATCCGTTGCGGCTGGCGACGGCGTACCACGATATTTTCGGGAATAGTTAGGAAAGGTGCCATGGCACTGACAGCATCAGTCAAGGAAGAACTTTCCCGTCTGGATATCAAGAAATCCTCAGTCCGCAAGGCCGAGGTATCGGCCATGCTCCGCTTCGCGGGCGGGCTGCACATCATTTCGGGCCGCATCGTGATCGAGGCCGAGGTCGACCTCGCCTCGACCGCCCGGCGGCTTCGCGCCGCGATCGCCGAGGTCTACGGCCACCAGAGCGAGATCATCGTCGTCTCCGGCGGCGGCCTGCGCCGCGGCAGCCGCTACGTGGTGCGCGTGGTCCGCGACGGCGAGGCCCTCGCCCGCCAGACGGGCCTCCTGGACACCCGCGGGCGGCCTGTCCGGGGCCTGCCCTCCGTGGTGGTCAACGGCTCCGCCGCGGACGCCGAGGCCGTCTGGCGCGGCGCCTTCCTGGCGCACGGCTCGCTCACCGAGCCCGGCCGCTCCTCCGCCATGGAGGTCACGTGCCCCGGCCCCGAGTCGGCCCTGGCCCTCGTCGGCGCCGCGCGCCGCCTCGGCATCCAGGCCAAGGCCCGCGAGGTCAGGGGAGTGGACCGCGTGGTGATCCGCGACGGCGACACGATCGCCGCGCTGCTGACCCGGATGGGCGCCCACGACGCGCTCATGGTCTGGGAGGAACGGCGCATGCGCAAAGAAGTCCGCGCCACCGCCAACCGGCTCGCGAACTTCGACGACGCCAACCTGCGCCGCTCGGCCCAGGCGGCCGTCGCCGCCGGCGCCCGGGTGGACCGCGCCCTGGAAATCCTGGGCGACGAC from Arthrobacter sp. NicSoilB8 harbors:
- the whiA gene encoding DNA-binding protein WhiA, translating into MALTASVKEELSRLDIKKSSVRKAEVSAMLRFAGGLHIISGRIVIEAEVDLASTARRLRAAIAEVYGHQSEIIVVSGGGLRRGSRYVVRVVRDGEALARQTGLLDTRGRPVRGLPSVVVNGSAADAEAVWRGAFLAHGSLTEPGRSSAMEVTCPGPESALALVGAARRLGIQAKAREVRGVDRVVIRDGDTIAALLTRMGAHDALMVWEERRMRKEVRATANRLANFDDANLRRSAQAAVAAGARVDRALEILGDDVPDHLKYAGELRVAHKQASLDELGRLAEPVMTKDAIAGRIRRLLAMADKRAQDLGIPGTEANVTPEMLDD